Proteins co-encoded in one Syntrophus gentianae genomic window:
- a CDS encoding tetratricopeptide repeat protein, with translation MESFDTTVKALLDQGIESTRVGQYGKAGQQYLKAIEDIETWRDGPDRLQYLQFIGFICSRSGHPDLALIAMQKLLESKECSNNPKNYCTNLITLANSWNRLGRLAASYAVNKEVMTYALLHNDFSNAASASTNLAMLEANNGHLTEALKRLKKSLELLAMDSSNCDTDVNTRLALIQVVDALHDTDPSFALEASTDLFIRLKGNIGPERWEPVAPAFHRLVDRYLVAHPELDAQTWKQKTFPYIFGEEISK, from the coding sequence ATGGAGTCTTTTGACACGACTGTAAAAGCGCTGCTCGACCAAGGCATTGAAAGCACGCGTGTGGGTCAATACGGCAAAGCCGGACAGCAGTATTTAAAAGCAATTGAGGACATCGAGACATGGAGAGATGGCCCAGATCGATTGCAGTATCTTCAATTTATTGGCTTCATATGCTCTAGGAGCGGCCATCCTGACTTAGCACTGATAGCAATGCAGAAATTATTGGAATCTAAGGAATGCTCCAACAACCCAAAAAATTACTGCACTAACCTTATCACACTCGCCAACAGCTGGAATCGACTTGGTCGTCTGGCAGCTTCTTACGCTGTCAATAAGGAGGTAATGACTTATGCACTCCTGCATAATGATTTTTCTAATGCAGCATCTGCCTCGACCAACCTTGCAATGCTTGAAGCCAATAATGGTCATCTCACTGAAGCCCTAAAGCGACTCAAAAAGAGCCTCGAACTTCTTGCGATGGACTCCTCGAATTGTGACACCGATGTGAATACTCGGCTAGCATTGATACAAGTAGTGGACGCCTTGCATGATACAGATCCATCATTCGCGTTGGAGGCCTCTACTGATCTGTTCATTCGTCTTAAAGGTAATATTGGACCAGAACGCTGGGAGCCCGTTGCTCCTGCATTTCACCGCTTAGTTGATCGGTATTTAGTGGCACATCCCGAACTAGATGCACAAACGTGGAAGCAGAAAACATTTCCTTATATATTCGGGGAGGAAATATCGAAATGA